The following DNA comes from Caulobacter mirabilis.
GGCCGCAAGGTCGCGCCGCGCGTCGCCACGCCTTCGGCCGAGACCCTGCTGAAGGCCGTCGAGGGCGAGGGTGAGCAGTCGACCCAGACCGCCTTCGGCAAGGTGATGTTCGAGATCGCCAAGGGCCAGGACGAGTTCGCCGGCCGGGTGGTCACCACCTCGCCGGACGTGACCGTCTCGACCAACCTGGGCGGCTTCGTGAACCGTCGCGGCGTGTTCCACCGCCGGGCGCACGAGGACGTCTTCAAGAGCCGGCGCATCCCCTCGGCCCAGGTCTGGTCGATGGCCGAGACCGGCCAGCACGTCGAGCTGGGCATCGCCGAGAACAACCTGTTCATCGCCCTTGCGGCGCTGGGCCTGTCGGCGCCGCTGTTCGGCGAGCGGCTGTTCCCGGTGGGGACGCTGTACGACCCCTTCATCGCCCGCGGCCTCGATGCCCTGAACTACGCCTGCTATCAGGACGCCCGCTTCCTGCTGGTCGCCACGCCCAGCGGCTTGACCCTGGCCCCCGAGGGCGGCGCCCACCAGTCGATCGGCACGCCGCTGATCGGGATGAGCCAGCCGGGCCTGGACAGCTACGAACCCGCCTTCGCTGACGAAACCGCCGTGCTGATGGCCCACGCCTTCGAGCGCATCCAGGCGGAGCAGGGCGGTTCGACCTATCTGCGCCTGTCCACCCGGGTCATCCCCCAGCCGGCCCGCGCCGATGACGACTGGAAGGCCGGCGCCGTGGCCGGCGGCTACTGGCTGCGCAAGCCGGCCGCCGACGCCCGTCTGGCGCTGGTTTACAGCGGCGCCATCGCGCCCGAGGCGCTGGACGCCTTCGAGCAGCTGCTCGAGGACGAGCCCGGCGCCGGGCTGCTGGCGGTGACCTCGCCCGACGTGCTGCACGCCGACTGGACCGCCGCCGGCCGCGCCCGCTGGACGGGCGGCGAGGCGCGTCGGTCCACGGCCGAGACGCTGCTCGACGCCCTGCCGCCGGCGGCTTCGCTGGTCACCGTGATCGACGGCTCGCCGGCGGCGCTGTCTTGGCTGGGCTCGGTGCGTGGCCAGCGGGTGCGCGCCCTGGGCATGGAGAGTTTCGGCCAGTCGGGCGATCTGCCGGACCTCTACGCCAAGTACCGCCTGGACGCCGAGGCCATCCTGGACGCCTGCGCCGACCTGCTGGTCTAGTACGAGATCGCGTCCATCCGGCGGATCAGGCCGCCGTCCAGGGTGAAGGCGAAGCGGGCGGGGCCCTGTTCCCACGGACGCCCCTCGATGCTGGCGATGGTCATGAAGACCTGCACCGCCAAGCGGCCGTCCGGCAGGCGTTCGAACGCGATCGGCGAGACCTCCGGGCGGATGACCGCGAACTGCTGGGTCCAGTAGTCGCGCATCGCCTCGGGGCCATGGCGGCGGCCGCCGTCGAGCAGGTCCTGCCAGTCGACGTCGGGGTGCACCAAGGCGACCAGGGCGTCGACGTCCTGGCGGTTGAGAGCTTCATACAGACGCGTCACCAGGGCTTCGTCTTCGCCCATCGCCGCCTAGCCTCCGGGCTTGTAGCCGCTTTCCACCTTCAGATACGCGATCAGATCGATACGGTCCTTTTCGTCCTTCACGCCGAGGAAGGACATCCTGTTGCCGGGCAGGAAGCCCCGCGGGTCCTGCAGCCACTTGTCGAGGTGCTCGGCGTCCCAGACGAAGCCGGCGTTCAGGACGGCCTGGGAATAGCGGAACTTCTCGTGGGTCCCGGCCTTGCGGCCGAATACGCCGTGCAGGTTGGGGCCGGTCATGTTGGCGCCGCCCTCGGTGATGGTGTGGCAGGAACGGCAGAGCGCGAACTTGCGCTGGCCGTTCTCCAGGTCGGCGG
Coding sequences within:
- a CDS encoding c-type cytochrome — its product is MRRFAAVAIVIGMTAALGACTKSPQETAKGEGGSTAAPAPVDPETAKILASLPAPYNTADLENGQRKFALCRSCHTITEGGANMTGPNLHGVFGRKAGTHEKFRYSQAVLNAGFVWDAEHLDKWLQDPRGFLPGNRMSFLGVKDEKDRIDLIAYLKVESGYKPGG
- a CDS encoding nuclear transport factor 2 family protein, translated to MGEDEALVTRLYEALNRQDVDALVALVHPDVDWQDLLDGGRRHGPEAMRDYWTQQFAVIRPEVSPIAFERLPDGRLAVQVFMTIASIEGRPWEQGPARFAFTLDGGLIRRMDAISY